The Cryptomeria japonica chromosome 6, Sugi_1.0, whole genome shotgun sequence genomic interval AATGGCAATATCCCTAATTTTTCCTTTGCCTACTTTAGCCAGAACAACAGCCAGCAATTGATATATATGGGAAACGCTTCCTTTTCTTCTGAGCATGATTATATCGATCTCACACCCGATCCATACGCCACTTTGAACGTTTCTTCAAACGAAACGGCTCCAAATGTGGCGTTGCAGAACCGCATCGGAAGGGTTCTCTACCGCCAGCAAATCACGATGTGGCCGGCGAGTTTCACCACCGTCTTCACCACGTTCGTCAAAAACATCACAACTAGTGGCACAGGTGCGCTCACCAATTTCAATGGCGACGGTCTTGCCTTCATCATTGTTCCGAATAACAAAAGCTTTTTAGCAAAGAGCTACGGGGCTTTCCTCGGCCTCTTCGACGGCTCCACAAACGGAAACACGACCGAGCAGCTTGCCATCGAATTCGACACATATGCCAACGAATTCGACCCGGACAACAATCATGTGGGCATCGACATCCAGAGCATCACTTCCAACGTAACAGCCAATATGGGAGAGCACGGCATGGACATCAAGGCCGGGCGGGCTATACAGGTGCGGGTGGACTACGACGGGTGGAATAAATCCCTGCAAATCTATGCTCGCTATGCAAACAATACTTCGGGCTACGCAAGCATTCTGAACCACACGGTGGAGCTGGAAAAAACTGTTCCAAGATCGGCATATGTGGGATTTTCTGCGGCAACAGGGAATTCATACGAGATACACAGAATTCTCGACTGGAATTTCAGTTCCGTGACGTTACCGGAATCTTCTCTGGATTTGTCTCCACTGGGAACCCCAGGAGGATCGGGCGGTGGAGTCAATATAGGCGTCTTGGTGGGATCCATTACAGGTGGATTAGTCGTGGTGGGATTAGTAACCTCATGGTTCGTGGTTAGAAGAATGAAAAAGAAGAATCAGGCTAGATCAACTCTTAACAGAGAAAGCTTCAGCGGGGAACTAGCAGCGATGCAAAACGCACCTCACAGGTACTCATACAGGGAACTTGCCGCTGCCACAAACAACTTCAGCGAAGCGGAGCTTTTGGGAACCGGCGGGTTCGGGAGCGTCTACAGAGGAAACCTTAGCGCCGGAGGGAACGAACAGGTAAATCTGGTGGCGGTGAAGAAAATTTCGGCCAAGTCAAGACAGGGGGAAAGGGAATTCATCTCGGAAATCAGCACCATAGGCCGCCTACGCCACCGGAACCTGGTGCAGCTTCATGGGTGGTGCCACGAGCGCGATGAGCTTCTCCTTGTCTACGATTACATGCCCAACGGAAGCCTGGAAAAATTTGTCTACGACAGAAGTGGGGACACGCCCTTGAATTGGCCGCGCCGCCACAGGATTTTGTGCGGCTTGGCTTCGGCTCTACTGTACCTGCACGAAGAATGGGAGCAGAGGGTCATTCACCGGGATGTGAAGCCCAGCAATGTGATGCTCGACGGGGAATTCAACGCCCGCCTTGGGGACTTCGGTCTGGCCAGGTTTATCGAGCACGATGATACTAATCCGGCTGTGACGACCCGACTGGCGGGTACGCCCGGGTACGTTGCGCCCGAGTGCAGCTACACGGGCAAGGCCACCGCAGAGTCCGACGTCTTCAGTTTTGGGATCGCGCTATTAGAGGTTGCCACGGGTCGGCGAGTGGTGGACCGCAAGTCTCCATTGGCTGAAGGGAATTTGGTGGACTGGGTTTGGGGGCTTTATAGCGAGGGGAGAGTTTTGCAGTGTATGGATCGCAACTTGGAAGGATCTGATTATGATGGAGAAGAAGTACGAAGGGTGTTGATCTTGGGACTCGCCTGTTCGCATCCTGATCCACAGTTACGCCCTACCGTCAGGCAAGCCCTTCAAGTGCTCATAAACCCTAATGAAGAGCTGCCACAGCTACCTTCCAGCAGGCCACTGGCGATCTATGTTGTTTTGCCACCGGTTGGAGCTGTGTTTTCTCAGACTTCGTTGTCTTCAAATATGGGTGGAGGTGCCGCATCGTCTAGTCTAATGGCGGAAAGTAGCGTAGGATCCATTACTACTTCGCTACATCAGGGTAGGTAGTATTATTGTACGGTTGTCTTAATTGTTTTGTCGTCTCCTTTTGTAATCATGTCGGTTTATGCTACACATTAGTTTTGTTTACCTGTTTGTTTCTAAGCTTCCTTGTCAAACATGTTTATATGAGTATTCAGTAATTTTAATATGTAGATCTTATGAACAGAGCAATTCATAAAATATATTTGAAGTTTCCTAAACGAGCAGTCACAGTTTGTGTCACAGTTTCCCAAGGTCTTTGTAAAATAGAAACGACTGTAAGTGTACGATGGATATTTCTcaccaaaaaaattatataaacaTTGAAATTTGATTAGAGCATTTAAGTATAAAATACAGGGATTGGAACCTTATATATCAAATATTCAAAAATAGTATACAGCCGATTTCTATTTGTTAAGTTATTTGCCTAaaaaaattgaactgaaatttcatTAGCAGGGATTAGATATAAATCTTTAATGACATACACAGAATATAGGCATGAAAGGAGTGAGATATATTGTACAACTAAGCATTCACAAActtctttaaaatatttttaattaatttttttcattttaataaATGGACGGTGGAGATTTAAATCATGtctcatatatatgcatatgtttagTAAAGTTTACATGGTTGACTCACATTTCATATGCTACAA includes:
- the LOC131073014 gene encoding L-type lectin-domain containing receptor kinase IX.1, coding for MIFMLKRRVCALISLLPFLICASYAQQPNGNIPNFSFAYFSQNNSQQLIYMGNASFSSEHDYIDLTPDPYATLNVSSNETAPNVALQNRIGRVLYRQQITMWPASFTTVFTTFVKNITTSGTGALTNFNGDGLAFIIVPNNKSFLAKSYGAFLGLFDGSTNGNTTEQLAIEFDTYANEFDPDNNHVGIDIQSITSNVTANMGEHGMDIKAGRAIQVRVDYDGWNKSLQIYARYANNTSGYASILNHTVELEKTVPRSAYVGFSAATGNSYEIHRILDWNFSSVTLPESSLDLSPLGTPGGSGGGVNIGVLVGSITGGLVVVGLVTSWFVVRRMKKKNQARSTLNRESFSGELAAMQNAPHRYSYRELAAATNNFSEAELLGTGGFGSVYRGNLSAGGNEQVNLVAVKKISAKSRQGEREFISEISTIGRLRHRNLVQLHGWCHERDELLLVYDYMPNGSLEKFVYDRSGDTPLNWPRRHRILCGLASALLYLHEEWEQRVIHRDVKPSNVMLDGEFNARLGDFGLARFIEHDDTNPAVTTRLAGTPGYVAPECSYTGKATAESDVFSFGIALLEVATGRRVVDRKSPLAEGNLVDWVWGLYSEGRVLQCMDRNLEGSDYDGEEVRRVLILGLACSHPDPQLRPTVRQALQVLINPNEELPQLPSSRPLAIYVVLPPVGAVFSQTSLSSNMGGGAASSSLMAESSVGSITTSLHQGR